A part of Gossypium hirsutum isolate 1008001.06 chromosome A07, Gossypium_hirsutum_v2.1, whole genome shotgun sequence genomic DNA contains:
- the LOC107960029 gene encoding UDP-glycosyltransferase 76B1, with protein sequence MEKQVENSSRLVLVIYPFQGHINPMLQLATIFHAKGYSITIIHPEFNSPNPSNHPQFTFISIPDKLLESKVSLSPGDFMNLVLALNNNCAAPFKKCLKQMLDDEHPHERIAGVIYDGLMYFAQTVADDLGLPGISMRPTAAAMLLFAVIPQIEQESIFDRQIPELQRLELTQMVTSMSKSPTDAMTEVRAASLNAMKRSAGMIANSMEFLEHAALSKIREYSPVPVFTIGPFHKLAPSSSSSLLQEDADCISWLDRQAPKSVIYVSFGSMASLSKQDIVEIAWGLANSEQPFLWVIRPGLVLGSEGTELLPDGFLETVGDRGCIVKWAPQKEVLAHCAVGGFWTHCGWNSTLESVSEGVPMLCRPCFGDQFLNMRYICYIWKIGLELENELERGKIEGAIKTLLLNIEGKEMRNKAMESKGKTELCLREGGSSSSSLDEFTKRILSV encoded by the exons ATGGAGAAACAAGTGGAAAACTCCAGCAGGTTGGTGCTTGTCATATATCCATTTCAAGGCCATATAAATCCCATGCTCCAGCTAGCCACTATATTTCATGCAAAAGGCTACTCAATCACCATAATTCACCCTGAATTCAACTCTCCAAACCCTTCAAACCATCCTCAATTCACCTTCATATCCATCCCAGATAAGCTGCTTGAGTCCAAAGTCTCCCTCTCACCCGGGGATTTTATGAATTTGGTTTTGGCTCTCAACAACAACTGTGCAGCACCGTTTAAGAAATGCTTGAAACAAATGTTGGATGACGAGCATCCCCATGAACGTATTGCTGGTGTAATATATGATGGTCTCATGTACTTCGCTCAAACGGTCGCCGATGATCTTGGTTTACCAGGCATTAGCATGCGTCCCACTGCAGCAGCAATGTTACTTTTTGCTGTTATTCCTCAAATTGAGCAAG AGTCCATCTTTGACAGACAAATACCGGAGCTTCAACGCCTTGAGCTTACACAAATGGTTACATCTATGTCAAAGAGTCCAACGGACGCCATGACTGAGGTGAGAGCTGCTTCCTTAAATGCAATGAAGAGATCGGCCGGGATGATTGCCAACTCAATGGAATTCCTTGAACATGCAGCACTGTCAAAGATTAGAGAATACTCTCCTGTTCCAGTTTTCACAATTGGCCCTTTTCACAAATTAGCTCCATCCAGTTCCAGCTCATTACTGCAGGAAGATGCTGACTGCATTTCTTGGCTCGACAGGCAAGCCCCGAAATCTGTTATCTATGTCAGCTTTGGAAGCATGGCCAGCTTGAGTAAGCAAGACATTGTTGAGATAGCTTGGGGGTTAGCCAACAGTGAACAGCCATTTTTATGGGTGATTAGGCCTGGTTTGGTTCTTGGGTCCGAGGGCACGGAGCTGTTGCCAGATGGTTTCCTAGAGACAGTTGGGGACAGAGGTTGCATTGTGAAATGGGCACCTCAAAAGGAGGTGTTGGCGCATTGTGCAGTGGGCGGATTTTGGACTCACTGTGGATGGAATTCAACACTTGAGAGTGTCTCCGAAGGGGTACCGATGTTATGCAGGCCTTGTTTCGGGGACCAGTTTCTTAACATGAGGTACATCTGTTATATATGGAAGATAGGCCTGGAATTGGAGAATGAATTGGAGAGGGGAAAGATAGAAGGAGCTATTAAAACACTACTACTCAATATAGAAGGAAAGGAGATGAGAAATAAAGCTATGGAATCTAAGGGGAAAACAGAACTTTGTCTAAGAGAAGGCGGCTCTTCATCGAGCTCCTTGGATGAGTTCACAAAGCGTATCTTATCCGTTTGA